The genomic DNA AATTGAGCGCGTTGTCACCGGATTAGAGCGCAGATCCCGCGTTCTGAATGACGTTGAGAAAAAGACCGTCGCTTATCACGAAGTCGGTCATGCGATTATCGCGGCTTTGATGCCGGGAGCCGGTAAAGTCGAGAAAATCTCTATCGTCCCCCGTGGCGTCGGTGCCCTAGGCTACACGCTCCAGATGCCAGAGGAAGACCGCTTTTTGATGGTAGAAGATGAAATTCGCGGTCGAATTGCCACTCTCTTAGGTGGACGCTCATCGGAAGAGTTAATCTTTGGGAAGGTGTCTACGGGTGCGAGTGACGACATCCAAAAAGCAACGGATTTAGCGGAACGGGCGATTACTCTCTACGGCATGAGCGATGAATTGGGACCCGTGGCATTTGAGAAGCCGCAGCAACAATTCATCGAGGGTTACAGCAATCCGCGTCGTTCAGTGAGTCCCGTAGTTGCTGAGCAGATTGACCGCCAAGTGAAGGAAACGATTGATGCCGCACATCACATTGCTTTACAAATCCTAGACAAGAATCGGGATTTGTTGGAAGATATGGCGCAAATGCTTTTGCAAAAAGAAGTTTTGGAAGGCGCTGAACTGCGGGAACAACTCAAATCCGCTAATATTCCCTCAGAAATGGATGAATGGTTGCGTAGCGGGAAGCTACCTGACGGGATACAGTTGAAGCAAGCCGCTTTGGTTTAATGACTCCTTGAGGTGAGAAACAAGCGATCGCTCTTCGTTTAAAAGAAGCGATCGCTTTTCCTTCGGGAACATCCCGATGCGTGCCAATCTACAACACGGGGATTTGATGCGCCTGTTTTACTGTTTTATTGAATAAATCGGCAATGTAACTAGACTAAGTATTATTACTTGGTTCCTGAGACGAGTGATGGAATCTCATTGCGCTCGCTAATTGCTGAGTAGGCATTAAGACGTATCAATTATGTAAAAATTTATATGGAATCCTTCTCAGTAATCGCAATCGCTTAGAGCATTCCCCTTTAAAGTTGGTAATCTACAGCAATCGGTTGCACTTGTTCTTCGGTAGTCACCACTGGAGACGCTGAAAATGGATGAAAATTCATCAGTTCTGCCAGGAGTGCAGCCGCCGTTATAAAGTATAAAACTACACTGAATTTTATTAACCATTCACCATTCATTGATGATTTCCTTTTGGACAGCGTTTAATTTGTTAAATATGATAGCAACGTTCCAAAGAGTGTCATGTATCCTAAGGAACATTGAAGCGATCGCTTGTTTGTAATTTCCTTTTGGAAGGCTACATAACAGATCCCCTATGCGCCTTCAAAAACGTGTAGGGGAATATTTTGCAGACATCCAGGAAAATTAGATTCGTCTTAAGCGATCGCCAGCAGGCTTTTTTCCTATCCTGCTTTATCAATTTTTGTGGTCTTCCAATCCCTAACACTAGGGGCTAGAGAAATTAAATCTTCGATATTGCGCCGCATCGTGGCACAAATCGCATCCAAAGGAAGGTCATTGGCATCGTGCCCAAAAGGATTCTCAATTTCAATCCCAATTTCTTCAATTCCAAACAATGTAAAGCTAATTAAAGCAACCGTTAGCCCAGTCCACCAATGCAACTGTCCAACCATTTGAAACGGTAAAGATAGACAATAGATTAACAGTAACTGCTTGAGATGGATTACATAAGCCATTGGAATTGGAGTTTTGAGAATTCGTTCGCAAGCTCCTAAATTGTCTACCAGTATATTAATCAAGTTTTGCAGAGAATTCATTTGATAAACATTCAGGCGATTTCGACCATGTTGTTCTTGTAAATAATCTCCAATCCAAAACGCAACTTCGAGTGGTGGATTGTTCATTGTCTTTAGCTTAAAGTAGCGAGATTCAGACATTAAATCTTCTAGCTCACTGTTGACTGGCTCTGACCTAAGATGCAATTTAGTCGCTACTGAAAAAGCTACTAGAAGCCGTAGAGCAGCTATTTTTGACTCTCTATCTTTTGGTTCGTTTTCGTCAACCGATACCCAAATTTGACGAGCCAGGTTG from Coleofasciculus sp. FACHB-1120 includes the following:
- a CDS encoding bestrophin family ion channel translates to MDKKKWQWFRVTFQLKGSVIPAVLPRTLICGLFGLIISVLHHFKLAVSLPILASLIPNIVLGLLLVFRTNTAYERFWEGRKCWGSIVNTVRNLARQIWVSVDENEPKDRESKIAALRLLVAFSVATKLHLRSEPVNSELEDLMSESRYFKLKTMNNPPLEVAFWIGDYLQEQHGRNRLNVYQMNSLQNLINILVDNLGACERILKTPIPMAYVIHLKQLLLIYCLSLPFQMVGQLHWWTGLTVALISFTLFGIEEIGIEIENPFGHDANDLPLDAICATMRRNIEDLISLAPSVRDWKTTKIDKAG